DNA from Granulicella arctica:
CTACGTCACCCTCGACACCCAAGGCTATCGCTCCGGCTCCATGAACGATGTCCTCCCCACCTCCGCCATTCTCCCGGCGGCAAAGTAATCCCGAACAAAGGAATTCACCCCATGCGCATCGCCTATCTCGACTGCTTCGCCGGAATTAGCGGCGACATGTTCCTCGGCGCACTGATCGACGCCGGAGTCGATCCAAACGTTCTTCACGACGCCGTCGCCGCCCTCAACCTCGGCGCAACCCTCCGCATCGAAACCGTTGACCGCAGCGGCATCTCCAGCACTAAAGTCCACGTTATGGAAGGCACCCGACTAGCCGAAACAACCCAGTACGAGCATGGCCACACTCACCAGCATCATCCCCGCACCCAGCACCAGCACAAGGCTGGCCATCCCCACACGCACGACGAGCACCAACACGCACATGGCCGCTCCCTCAGCGTAATCCGCAACCTCATCCAATCTGCCTCACTCGACGCGCCGGTCAAACAGACTGCCATCCGTGCTTTCGAGCTCCTAGGAGCCTCTGAAGCCAAGATCCACAACGTCCCCGTCGAGCAGATCCACTTCCACGAGGTCGGTGCCGTTGACGCCATCGTCGATATCGTCGCGGCCTCCGCAGGCATCCACGCACTCCACGTCCAGCAGTGGTTTGCGAGCCCCCTCAACGTAGGCGGCGGCATGGTTGATTGCGCCCACGGCCGCTTCCCTGTCCCCGCGCCCGCCACCGCCGACCTCCTCAAAGGCATCCCCACCTACTCCGCCACCGTCCAGATGGAGCTCGTCACGCCCACCGGAGCCGCGCTCCTCCGCGCCCTCGACTGCACCTTCGGCCAACAACCCCTCATGCGCGTCGAACGCATCGGTTACGGCGCAGGCTCCCGCAATCCGAAGAACTTCCCCAACGTCCTCCGCCTCTCCATCGGCGATTCAGCCTCCGTCCCCGAAACTCCGGGTGCCCCATCCTTCGCGCTTTATGCGGAGGGTGGGATCGACGGAACCGAGACCGTCACCATCCTTGAAACCGCCCTCGACGACCTAAACCCGCAGATCCTGGCCTACGTCACCGAGTCCGCCTTAGCCCTCGGTGCCTGCGACGTCATGTGCACCGCCGTGCAGATGAAGAAAGGCCGCCTCGGCACTCTCCTCACCATCCTCACCGACAGCGCCCACGCCGCAGCCCTCGAGCGTCTCCTGCTCCGCGAAACCAGCACCCTCGGCATCCGCATCCACCACGAGCACCGCTCCTGCCTCGATCGCACCCACGTCCCCGTTGCCACGCCCTACGGCGAGGTCCGCATCAAAGTCGGCTCCCTCCGCGGCGAAGAACTCAACGCGCAACCCGAGTTCGAAGACTGCTGCGCCGCTGCCGCCACGCACAACGTCCCTATAAAACAAGTCCTCCAGGCCGCCACCGCCGCCTACCTCAACGGTAAAGCCCAATGAACCGCACCACCCTGCTCGATCTGCTGGCTGAAGTCCAGCGCGGAACAATCACAACCGAGCAAGCCACGGCCCAGCTCGCCAACCTCCCCTTCGAAGACCTCGGCTACGCCAAGATCGACCACCATCGCAGCCTCCGTACCGGCCTGCCCGAGGTCATCTACGCCGCCGGTAAGACACCTGCGCAGACCGCCGAAATTTTTAGCCGGATGGCCGCTACCGGCGTAGCCGTCCTCGCTACCCGAGCCACCTCCGAAACCTTCGAAGCCGTCCACACCCTTACCCCAGAAGCAACCTATCACCCCATCGCCCGCGCCATCACCCACGGCTCCGCTCTCACCACACAGGGTAAGATTGCCGTCCTCTCGGCAGGTACCAGCGACCTCCCTGTCGCCGAAGAAGCCGCCGTCACCGCCGAACTCTTCGGTGTTCGCGTCACCCGCATCACAGACGTCGGCGTCGCCGGCGTCCACCGCCTCCTCGCCCATCGCGACACCCTTAGCAACGCCGATGCCATCATCGTCTGCGCCGGCATGGAAGGCGCGCTCCCCTCCGTCGTCGGCGGTCTCGTCGGCGTCCCCGTCATCGCCGTCCCCACCAGCGTAGGCTATGGAGCCTCCTTTGCTGGAGCAGCAGCTCTCCTCGGCATGCTCAACTCCTGTTCTCCCAACGTCACCGTCGTCAACATCGACAACGGCTTTGGCGCAGCCTACACCGCAACCCTCATCGCCCACGCCGCCCACAGGTAGCCTCCGACCCACATAAATCCCTGTACCTCTTCAGGTTCTGATCCATGCAACCGAATGCTTGCATCTCATAAGTGCGGAAGAGTATGGTTTTCTCCGCGTAGTAAAGAGGTGTAATCATGCTTCCCTTCGACCGAAAACCCTTTGCCAGACCTCTCGCGATCACAGTAATTGCTTTGTCTTTCATCGGAGCTGCCTGCCTTGCGTTCTACTTTTACATCAACGATTCGCTGCATATCTCCGAGGTAGTCGGCATCTTTCTGCTCCTCCTCACCATCGTGCCTCCCAACGTAGCCATCGTCATGCGTAAACCAGGCGACATCGAGGCGTTCGACTCGCACCCTCCTTTGGGACACAGACGCTCCACCATTCGGTAATCACCTAACTAAGAGAGCGGGAATGGGAGCCATCCCATGCCCGCTCTCTTCTGCCTTAGCTCGTTCTACTGGTTGACACCACTCGCCAGAAATCCTCCATCGACCACCAGAATCTCCCCGGTAATAAACGCCGAAGCGTCGCTCGCCAGAAAGATCGCCGCCCCTACCAGCTCCTCCGTCTTACCGAACCGTCCCATCGGCGTGCGCATACGCAGCTCCTTGCCTCGTTCGCTCTTATCCAGCAAATCCGCGTTCAGAGCCGTCCGAAAGACACCCGGAGCAATCGCATTCACCGTCACTCCCAGCGAACTCCACTCCACCGCCAGTGACTTCGTCAACGCCCCCACAGCAGCCTTGCTCGCCGCATACGCGGTCACTTCTTTCAATGAGACAAACGTGTTCAACGAAGCGATATTGATGATCCGCCCATAACCCCGCTCAAGCATATGCCTGCCGAATATCTGGCACGCTCGCAGCGTCCCCGTCACATTCGTATCCATAATGTCGTTCCACGTCTCTTCGGGAAAATCGACCGTCGGCGCTCGCTTGATCTTCCCCGCGCAGTTGATGAGGATATCAACCTTCTCCAACTCCTTCACCGTCTCATCCAGCAACGCCTGCAACGAGGCGCGATCTCCTACATCCGAGGTCAGCCGCAGCGACTTCACGCCCTTCGCTTCAATCGCGCTCGCCGCCTCGTCCACCTGCTCCGCGCGGCGCGAGCTCGCAACGACATTGGCCCCAGCCTCAGCCAGACCAACCGCCATCGCCAGCCCAATACCCGACGTCCCGCCCACAACCACAGCCGTCTTGCCGCTCAGATCAAACAAGGGATGTCCCATCGAAGATAATCCTCTCAATCCTCATCATGAATATGTAACAGTATCTGTTGCACAATCTCTTCCGGCGACCGGTCATTCTTTATCCGCAACGCATCCTTCGGGACCTCCAGCGTCGCAAGTTGGCTATCCAGTAATGCTGGGTTCATGAACTCGTGATGCCTGGCCTTCATCCGCTCCGCGATCTGCTCCTTCGACAATTCCAGCAGCACGAAGTCTACCGCACCCGCAGGCATCCCCGACACCAGCGTCGCCCGGTACTTATCCTTCAGGGCTGAGCACGCCAGCACACCGCCGATCCCAGCCTCGAACCATCCGCGCATCACTCCGTTCAGCGTCTCCAGCCATGGCTGCCGATCCTCATCATTCAGCGGATGGCCTGCCGCCATCTTCTGCTTATTCGCAATCGGATGATAATCATCTGCATCAGCGAAGACAACGCCCTCACGCTCGGCCAGCAACGCGCCAATCGTCGACTTCCCCGATCCGCTTACCCCCATCAAGACAACGATCATTGGAATCAGAGCCCCAGGAACACCGGTTTGATGTGCCGCTCGAACAGGTTCGTGGTCACATTCTTTGCCACAATTTCCTCGTTCGCTTCAAGCGCTTTCAGATACCGGTCGCCCATCTTCGCAGCAACCTTGAAGCCCACATGCAGCAGTTGCCGGAAGCTCTGGTTATACGCCTTGTTCGATTGGTCATGCCGCAGCGCCGAGGTGAACTGCTCGCTCGTCCAACTATTGACTACCTCAGGCGTCGGCAGCTTCGCCGGATCGATGTCGATCACCGTCGCATACGGCGCACAAAGCTCCTCACTGTGCGCATACGCGTCGGCATACACCTCCTTCGCGATCTCAAGTCCCGATCCGCCGGCCTCCGCCAGCCCAATCAACTCCTCGAGCCACGTCGTCCCCGCCGTCTTCACATGCACGCCCGCGCCGAACTTCTTCACGCCATCGTGGATCGCCTTGTAGATCGAAAACTTGTCCGAGCCGGAGTGCACACTGAGCTTCAGATTCTCCGGCAACCCGTATGTCCTGATCGCAAACGCAATCGCCGCCAGGTCTTCTTCAAACTCCTTCGTGAACTGCGCCACGTCTCCCACATAGTCCACGCCCTTGTTGAAGCGGCCGGTAAACTTCGGTGCAATCGTCTGGATCGGGATCTTCTCGTCCGCAATCGCTGCCAGAATAATCAGTAGCTCCACCGGCGTCTGCGGCGAATCCGTCTCGTCCATTGACACCTCAGGCACGAAGTTCCCCGCGCCCTTCTTCTCCACCAGCAGACGATAGATCTCCCCCGCATGTTGCACCGCCGCGAGGAACTTGTTCGCCACTCCGGTAACAAATGTCTCATCTGTCTTAAACGGCTCGGCGATATGCGGAATCGTCACCGTCCCCACCAGCTCCGGATGCCGCTTTACAAACGCCGCTACCGCCTCCGGCTTCGCCGGCTGACCGATCAGGTCTGCCACATCGAGCGTAAAGAAGTCGCACGGCGCAAGAAACCGTTCCACCGTCTTCAGGTTGATATGGTCCGCATCGAGAAAGTACGGTTTGGTCCAGCCAAGCTCCTTCACTGCCACATCCGCCGCCTTACGCGTCTGACTCGGCTCCGAACCTATAATCATGTGCTCGCGGTTCGACTTGTTCCATACCGGAATAACCTCAACACCTGCATCAGCCGCCAACACGCACGCCGCAAGCTGAGCTTTTGCCTGATGAGCGAAACGATCACCCACGCCCACCGAAAACTTTGGAAGCCTCAATCCATCACTCATCGCAATACCACTCCAATTTCCATGCAA
Protein-coding regions in this window:
- a CDS encoding SDR family NAD(P)-dependent oxidoreductase translates to MGHPLFDLSGKTAVVVGGTSGIGLAMAVGLAEAGANVVASSRRAEQVDEAASAIEAKGVKSLRLTSDVGDRASLQALLDETVKELEKVDILINCAGKIKRAPTVDFPEETWNDIMDTNVTGTLRACQIFGRHMLERGYGRIINIASLNTFVSLKEVTAYAASKAAVGALTKSLAVEWSSLGVTVNAIAPGVFRTALNADLLDKSERGKELRMRTPMGRFGKTEELVGAAIFLASDASAFITGEILVVDGGFLASGVNQ
- the larB gene encoding nickel pincer cofactor biosynthesis protein LarB, which encodes MNRTTLLDLLAEVQRGTITTEQATAQLANLPFEDLGYAKIDHHRSLRTGLPEVIYAAGKTPAQTAEIFSRMAATGVAVLATRATSETFEAVHTLTPEATYHPIARAITHGSALTTQGKIAVLSAGTSDLPVAEEAAVTAELFGVRVTRITDVGVAGVHRLLAHRDTLSNADAIIVCAGMEGALPSVVGGLVGVPVIAVPTSVGYGASFAGAAALLGMLNSCSPNVTVVNIDNGFGAAYTATLIAHAAHR
- a CDS encoding tagaturonate epimerase family protein; amino-acid sequence: MSDGLRLPKFSVGVGDRFAHQAKAQLAACVLAADAGVEVIPVWNKSNREHMIIGSEPSQTRKAADVAVKELGWTKPYFLDADHINLKTVERFLAPCDFFTLDVADLIGQPAKPEAVAAFVKRHPELVGTVTIPHIAEPFKTDETFVTGVANKFLAAVQHAGEIYRLLVEKKGAGNFVPEVSMDETDSPQTPVELLIILAAIADEKIPIQTIAPKFTGRFNKGVDYVGDVAQFTKEFEEDLAAIAFAIRTYGLPENLKLSVHSGSDKFSIYKAIHDGVKKFGAGVHVKTAGTTWLEELIGLAEAGGSGLEIAKEVYADAYAHSEELCAPYATVIDIDPAKLPTPEVVNSWTSEQFTSALRHDQSNKAYNQSFRQLLHVGFKVAAKMGDRYLKALEANEEIVAKNVTTNLFERHIKPVFLGL
- a CDS encoding gluconokinase, translated to MIVVLMGVSGSGKSTIGALLAEREGVVFADADDYHPIANKQKMAAGHPLNDEDRQPWLETLNGVMRGWFEAGIGGVLACSALKDKYRATLVSGMPAGAVDFVLLELSKEQIAERMKARHHEFMNPALLDSQLATLEVPKDALRIKNDRSPEEIVQQILLHIHDED
- the larC gene encoding nickel pincer cofactor biosynthesis protein LarC; the protein is MRIAYLDCFAGISGDMFLGALIDAGVDPNVLHDAVAALNLGATLRIETVDRSGISSTKVHVMEGTRLAETTQYEHGHTHQHHPRTQHQHKAGHPHTHDEHQHAHGRSLSVIRNLIQSASLDAPVKQTAIRAFELLGASEAKIHNVPVEQIHFHEVGAVDAIVDIVAASAGIHALHVQQWFASPLNVGGGMVDCAHGRFPVPAPATADLLKGIPTYSATVQMELVTPTGAALLRALDCTFGQQPLMRVERIGYGAGSRNPKNFPNVLRLSIGDSASVPETPGAPSFALYAEGGIDGTETVTILETALDDLNPQILAYVTESALALGACDVMCTAVQMKKGRLGTLLTILTDSAHAAALERLLLRETSTLGIRIHHEHRSCLDRTHVPVATPYGEVRIKVGSLRGEELNAQPEFEDCCAAAATHNVPIKQVLQAATAAYLNGKAQ